The DNA sequence GCCGGTGCGCTGGAGCTGATGCGCACACCTGAGCTCTACGCGTGGGCCGTCGTCGCGGTGGCGGGCAGCGCGTTCCAACAGGCCTCGTTCCGCGCCGGGCCGATGACGGCGTCGCTGCCCACCATGACGGTCGCTGAACCGATGGTCGCCGCCGTGCTGGGTGTCGTGGTCCTCGGTGAGTCGTTGCGCCCCGCCGAATCCGGTTGGTTCGTGCTGATCACAGCGGTGGCCGTGATGGTGGTCGCCACGGCGGCGCTGGCACGCGGCGAAGCGGCCATCCGACCACCGCCGTGACGTGGGCGGCTAGGTTGGTGCGCGTGCTCAGCGCCGTCGCCCTCGTCCCGTCGGCACCCGTGATGATCGCTGAACTGGCCGGTGCCGCCGCCACCGAGACCGCCGATCTGCGCGTTGCGGCGGTGTCCGCGGCGCGCGGTCTGCCGCCGCGCTGGGTCGGTGTCGGGGTCGCGTCCGAGGATGCCGTGGTCTCTCCCGACGCGGTCGGTACCTTCGCCGGATACGGAGTGGACCTGCCGGTCGCGCTGTCCGCGGCGGCCCTCGGCGGTCAACCCGCGAGGCTGCCCTTGTGTGTCCTGGTCGCGGCCTGGCTTCGCGGCACGGCCAACCCGGCGGCCAGCGCCGAGATGCACACCTACCGCGGTGATCACCCGGCGGAGGCGGCTGTGGCGCTGGGACGGCGGCTGCGCGCCGACCTCGACGCGTTCGACGAGCCCACCGGCGTGCTGGTGGTCGCCGACGGTGCGAACACGCTGACCCCCGCCGCGCCGGGGGGATACGACCCCGACGCGCTCGCCGGTCAGCACGCCCTCGACGATGCATTGGCCGGCGGCGCCGCGTCCGCGCTGGTCGGGTTGAGCGAGAGTGCTGTCGGCCGGGTGGCCTACCAGGTGCTCGCCGGTCTCGTCGCCCCGGCGCCACGATCGGCCGACGAGCTCTACCGCGGCGCTCCGTACGGCGTCGGCTACTTCGTCGGCCGCTGGACGCCGTGACCGACGTGCGGCCGCTGGCACTGGTGGGACCCACCGGCACCGGAAAATCGGAGCTGGCGTTACGGGTCGCCGACCGCCTCGCCGGCGAACTGCCGGTGGAGGTGGTCAACGCCGACGCGATGCAGCTCTACCGCGGCATGGACATCGGCACCGCCAAACTGCCTGTCAGCGAACGGCGCGGCGTGCCCCACCACCAGCTCGATGTGCTCGACGTGACCGAAACGGCGACCGTCGCGCGCTATCAG is a window from the Mycolicibacterium poriferae genome containing:
- a CDS encoding class III extradiol ring-cleavage dioxygenase family protein, which produces MLSAVALVPSAPVMIAELAGAAATETADLRVAAVSAARGLPPRWVGVGVASEDAVVSPDAVGTFAGYGVDLPVALSAAALGGQPARLPLCVLVAAWLRGTANPAASAEMHTYRGDHPAEAAVALGRRLRADLDAFDEPTGVLVVADGANTLTPAAPGGYDPDALAGQHALDDALAGGAASALVGLSESAVGRVAYQVLAGLVAPAPRSADELYRGAPYGVGYFVGRWTP